In the Elizabethkingia bruuniana genome, AATGCAGATGCCGTAGCTCCTTTTAGTACGTTAATGTTCTCGATGTTAGAAGGATCCAGTGCCTGGAATGTTTTGTCGTCTACAATAACGCCATCTATTACAATAATAACGTTAGAGTTTCCGCGCAATGTAAAAGTTGGTTTTTGCTGCATTCCCGGAGGGTTGGAGACATTAAGCCCGGCAACCTGTCCTGCAAAAAGATTTCCTACGCTTGGTGTGGTTACAGTTTCGAATTGTTTGGTATTGATTTCCTGAGTGGAATAACCAATTTTCTTTGCTTTTTTACCAATTCCCAAGGCGGTAATTACAACTCCATCAATGTTCTTCTCTTTCTGTTTCAGTGTATCTTTTTTACTAACTTCCTGTGCGTAAGGCAGAAAAGGTAATAATACAACTGAAGCAGATAATAATACTCGTTTCATTCAGTTTTTTTGCAAAAGTATCCCTCGTATTTTAAGTTAATATTAACACCTGTTTAGCATTTCATTAACTTTATATTTGGAAAATAGTGCAAAAACAAAGGTTTATAAAATATAAAATATCCTACTCTCTATATATTAAATTTCATTAAAACAGTATCAATTGATCTAATTTTCGGAGACGAAAGAATCATAATAATACTATAATTATCTTTTTTCTGGATTTGCAAATGCCTGATTTCCTTTCTATGTGCTGATTAAAAATGCAGGCTTTATTATAATAGTTTGTATTTCGATATTTATGAGTAATTTTACCTCCCTTTATTTGTAACGAATGAAACAAGATTTAAACATTCACTTTGAAGTTTATAAAAACATATCGGAATTAGACGATATCGAAAAGAAGCTATTCGAAACAGCTTCTGAAATCCGTAAAACAGCTTATGCTCCCTACTCGGAGTTTTTTGTAGGATGTGCAATCCTTCTTGAAAACGGCGAAATTATTGTTGGTAATAATCAGGAAAATGCAGCTTATCCTTCAGGATTATGTGCGGAAAGAACTGCTATATACTGGCTGGCAGCAAACCATCCCGGACTTGAAATTAAAAAAATATTTGTAGTTGGCGGCCCAAAAAATGAGGCAGCTGATAATAATATTCCAATTCCACCATGTGGTTCATGCAGACAATCTATATTAGAATATGAGAGTAAACAAAGCTCCCCTATTGAAATTTATTTTGCGTCTACACAGGGAAAAACTGTTAAATGCTACAGTGTAAAAGATTTACTTCCTTTTTCCTTCGACAAAAACTATCTATAACTTTCTTATATTTGCAAAAATTTCAGGTTCGGCATTGTCCGATGAAAAGGGAATCTGGTGCAACACCAGAGCTGTCCCCGCAACTGTAGATCACTGAAGTATTTCTGTACAAAGCCACTGTAATTACGGGAAGGCACAGAAATGTGAAAGCCAGGAGACCTGCCTGAAACTATAATTATTAATTAACAACTTTCGGAGGAAAAGCTTGAATTATAATCTGCCCTAGATACTCAGGGTTGTTTATTCTTATTTCTCCGGATACAGTATTAGCTAAATTTTATTCATGAATAAAAAACTATTTGTAATCGGAGCACTCCTTATTGTTGGTTCCGGATTATACGCTCAGGAAGAAAAAAGTGGTCAGATTGAAGAAGTAACTATTGCTTCTAAAACCCCGCAAAAACTTTATAAAACGGGCAAAAATGTCACCCTTATTTCAGCTAAAGACCTGGAAAAGTATAAAGGACAAAACCTCAGTGATGTATTGGACCAGGTTGCCGGTTTCCAGATTACAGGTAATTTCAACAATGCTACTGAACCTAAACTAATGAAGATTAGAGGCGGGAAAAGTGCTAATGTAGTTATATTATTAGATGGTGTTCCGTTAAGAGATGTTACAGGGAATGATTATACTGCAGCAGATCTTCGTTTACTGGCTCTGGAAAGTGTTGAAAGTATTGAGGTCCTGAATGGCGCTTCTTCTGTATTATATGGATCTAATGCTACTGTATCGGTAATCAATGTAAAAACAAAGAAAGCATCACAAAAAGCTATTGAAGGAGCTCTTACTGCAAGAGCAGGTTCTTATGATACATATGCACAGGATGCAGCATTAAGAGGAAAGATTGATAAATTTAATTATCAGGTTAATGCCTTCAATGAAAAATCTCAAGGATTATCTTCTGCTAAAGGCGATAGTACTTTTGATAAAGATGGTTGGGAAAAGCAAAATCTTTCTGCTGGTGTAGGTTACTCAGGGAATAATTTTGATGTTAACATCAATAGTGGCTGGAATCACAATCTTTATTTATACGATACAGGAGCTTTTGCTGATGGCCAAAACCGTGGAAATGATAAACAGTTCTATGTAGGAGGTAATGCTAATTACAGATATAACAATGGTAAGATTGTATTCAATACCCGTTATACAGATGTAGACAGATTAGGACAAAGTATGAAAGGCTCTTCTTATCAGGATCAGTTCTCTTACAATGGTAAAAACTTTATTGCAGAACTTTATAATAATTATAAAGTAAATGATTATTTCAACTTTACAGTTGGAGTACAGTATGAAGACCAGAAGATGAGTTCAAAATCTCTTCCATTTGGTAAAGAAAACATGGAGGAAGTACTGAAAAGTGGTGATACGAAGCTTCATAGTTTTGATGCCTATGCCAACTTTAATGCAAACTATAAAGGTTTTAACTTGGATGCAGGCGCCAGAATGACTGATAACTCTAAATTTGGAAATCACTGGGTTTATAGTGTAAATCCTTATTACATAAAAGAATTCAGCGATACTTATTTTAAGATTGGTTATTCCTTCGCTACAGCATTTATTGCACCTACCCTATATCAAAATTACGGATCACTTCCTTGGACTTTACCAAACCCTGATCTAAAACCAGAAAGAAACCAGTCTCATGAAATTGATTTAAGTTTTGGTAAAAAAGACAGAAGTTTAAACTTTAATGTAAGCCTATTCCAGAGAAAAGAAAAAGATGCTTTCGCTTATGTATCTAATCCTGATTATACGGGAAGCTTCCAGAATATAGACGAGAATAAAGTAAAAGGATTTGAAATTGGATTCGACTATCAGATCATTGATATGGTTAAATTTGGAGGGAACTATAGCTTTGTAGAAAAAGATAAAGAAGCAACAATGCTACGCCAGCCAAAACAAAGGGTTAACTCTTATGTAGAGGTGAAGCCTTTTGCATCAACAAGAATTACAGTTTCTCACCAGTTTGTAGGTAAGAGAAATGATGCATACTATGATTCTGTCTCATTTAGTACCAAAAATGTTAAAGTAGCAGATTTTAATTTGTTCAACCTGAATATCAATCAGAAGATCGTACGTAATATTGATGCTTATCTTAACATCGGTAATATTTTCAATAAAGATTATGTAGATGTAATCGGTTATACAACCAAGAACAGAAATTATACGTTAGGAGTCTCTTATAGATTCTAATAAAAGATACCAAATCATCTATCCTCGGCCGTGTATAAGTTCGCTTATCACGGCCCTTTTTATAACTGTATATTGTGATCGTTATTATTAGGAGCAGATGAAGTTTGCAGAAACTGTTGCTGTTCTATTTGTGCCGCCAGCTCGTCTCCTATCTTTTTGTCCATTTTCACTTTTTTAATTGCCAGATTAAGCTCGTTACCAAACAAAATAAGAATGATGTTAAGGTTTACCCAGATCATGACCAAGATTATGGAACCAATAGAACCATATAAGAAGTTATAACGGGCGATATCCCGTACATAAAAGGCAAAGACATAAGTAATAAAGCCAAATAGCAAAGTGCTGAAAATAGCACCAGGAATTGCTTCTCTGAATCTTTTAATTTTAAGGCAGCCTACCCAGTAAAATAAAGCCAGCAAGATAAAATAAAACAGAGGAAAGGAAATAAAACTGATGATCTTAGTTAGATTATTGACCAACCAGGAAATACTGTTTACCGGATTAAAAAGCTTCATTACAACCTCTGCGTAATAAATTCCCAGAAGAGACAAAACGGTAATACTTACAAAAGCAATTGTAATAAGCAGTGCAATTCCATAGTTTCTGAAAAAAGTACGCTTTACATCTGTATTCAGATTAAAACCCATAATCAGCGCATGTGTTCCGTTTGTGCCAAATATTAAAGCTAGTATAATGGTTACAAAGTTACTGATACCTTTAAGGTTAGGAATAAGTGTGTCTTGGAGATATTCTGTAACATAAACTTTTATATCAGCCGGTAATATATTGGCCAACATCACATCGAATATATAAAACTGGAGCTTATCGTAATGTGGCAGATATGGAAGAATTGAAAGCAGAAATAATAAAAAAGGAAAAAGACTTAGAAAAAAAGCCCATGATATTGCTGCAGCTTGCCTGATAACAGGATTTTTAAAAATTCCTTCCCCATAGATTTCAAACATTTTCAACAGCGAAATGCCCAACATAGGCAGGTGTATGCTATCGAGAAAATCACGAAATCTAATGATTAATTGAGGCGTTTTTAAAGGCATTCATCTATATTTGCAAAAGCAAAGATACTAAAATGCGTATAAGTTTAATATGTATTGGCAAAACGGATGATGCTGAAATTAAGAAACTCATTGCTTATTACATTCCGCGTCTTCCGAAACATTTCAATTTTGAATTCATTGAAATTCCTGACGTTAAAAATGCCAAAAACCTTACTGATATTCAGTTAAAGAAAGAAGAAGCTAAGTTATTTCTTAACTATCTGGATAATACAGATACTGTTGTATTATTGGATGAAAAGGGAAAACAGTTTACATCCCGTGAATTTGCATCCAAAATAGATAACTGGATGAATATGTCTACCCGGCATCTTGCCTTCCTTGTAGGAGGTGCTTATGGATTTTCTGAAGAAATCTACATCAGGGCTCAGGAAAAAATTTCATTGTCAAAAATGACATTTACCCATCAAATGATTCGTTTGTTCTTTGTAGAACAGATTTATCGTGCTTCTACAATTCTGCAAGGAAAACCTTATCATAATGATTAACAACCTGTAGGATATATAAACTAAAAAGGTTCTTCAAAATGAAGAACCTTTTTTATATTATTTTTTGCTCACGTATCTCAGTGCCAGCGTAGAGAATAAACCTCCTAATAAGAAGCCCATTAAAGCCCCAACAGCGACATCTCCCGGAAAATGAACTCCTAAATAGATTCTGCTGTAAGAAACTACTACTGCCCATAAAAAAAGCAAGTAAGGCAGGGACTTATAATTTTTCCCGATAAGGAAACTTAGAAATGTAGCCAGGAAAAATGTAGTACTTGCATGTGCAGAGTAAAATCCATATTTTCCGCCACAGGTAACCAAACGCATATGATTAATAAGTTCCGGATCGTGACAAGGTCTTAGTCTCAGGAAACCGTATTTAAAAATATTGGCGATCTGATCGCTTGCTGTAATTCCGACAGCTATAAAAAGAAGTATAAATAAAAAATTCTTTACAGAGTATTTCTTATAAACCAGAAACATTAATAAAAGATACAGAGGTATCCAAACTAATGGTTTGGTCATATAGATCCAAAAAGAATCAAACCCTGGTGATCCAAGACCATTTAGGTATAGTAACAGCTCTTTATCCGAATGAATAATTTCTTCCATATTCTATCGGCTTACCGGACCAACATGTTCATCGCTTAAAGGATCAACTTTTTTCTCGGCTGAAGCTATTTGTTCGGTTTCTGTATGGGCTATTGTCTCTGTAGTTTTTTCCGGAGCCGGAGAAGAAGTATCAGCTGTATGCTGATCCATCGGATTTACAGAGTTTTTCATATCCTCTATTTGCTTTTGTACATCATTAAGCGGATTAATATCAGTAACGGTTTGCTTTACTTTATCAATCTCTTTTTTAATGTCTGAAATCGGATTATCAGCCTCCTTCATAATCTCCGTTTTAATATCCTCCATTGCACCTTTCATTTTACGGACACCTTGTCCTAATTCGCGTGCAATACTCGGTATTTTATCCGGTCCAAATAATACTACGATGACTAATGCCACCACTAACATTTCTCCTATGCTAAGTTCCATGAATCAAAATTACAAAAGATATTCTTAACCTTGCTGTTTTTAAGTTTAATTTCAGCAATTTTATTTCTTTTTAAAGTTAAAGTACGCAATCAATGCCCCCATTCCCAACATTATAAACGCCAAGAAAAACGGAGCTCCCGGAAACTGAAAAGGTGCCTGATCATGTGTAAAGTAGAAAAACAGGTTTGTCATTAATGGTGGTCCTACAATAGCAGTTG is a window encoding:
- the cdd gene encoding cytidine deaminase encodes the protein MKQDLNIHFEVYKNISELDDIEKKLFETASEIRKTAYAPYSEFFVGCAILLENGEIIVGNNQENAAYPSGLCAERTAIYWLAANHPGLEIKKIFVVGGPKNEAADNNIPIPPCGSCRQSILEYESKQSSPIEIYFASTQGKTVKCYSVKDLLPFSFDKNYL
- a CDS encoding TonB-dependent receptor plug domain-containing protein; its protein translation is MNKKLFVIGALLIVGSGLYAQEEKSGQIEEVTIASKTPQKLYKTGKNVTLISAKDLEKYKGQNLSDVLDQVAGFQITGNFNNATEPKLMKIRGGKSANVVILLDGVPLRDVTGNDYTAADLRLLALESVESIEVLNGASSVLYGSNATVSVINVKTKKASQKAIEGALTARAGSYDTYAQDAALRGKIDKFNYQVNAFNEKSQGLSSAKGDSTFDKDGWEKQNLSAGVGYSGNNFDVNINSGWNHNLYLYDTGAFADGQNRGNDKQFYVGGNANYRYNNGKIVFNTRYTDVDRLGQSMKGSSYQDQFSYNGKNFIAELYNNYKVNDYFNFTVGVQYEDQKMSSKSLPFGKENMEEVLKSGDTKLHSFDAYANFNANYKGFNLDAGARMTDNSKFGNHWVYSVNPYYIKEFSDTYFKIGYSFATAFIAPTLYQNYGSLPWTLPNPDLKPERNQSHEIDLSFGKKDRSLNFNVSLFQRKEKDAFAYVSNPDYTGSFQNIDENKVKGFEIGFDYQIIDMVKFGGNYSFVEKDKEATMLRQPKQRVNSYVEVKPFASTRITVSHQFVGKRNDAYYDSVSFSTKNVKVADFNLFNLNINQKIVRNIDAYLNIGNIFNKDYVDVIGYTTKNRNYTLGVSYRF
- a CDS encoding YihY/virulence factor BrkB family protein encodes the protein MPLKTPQLIIRFRDFLDSIHLPMLGISLLKMFEIYGEGIFKNPVIRQAAAISWAFFLSLFPFLLFLLSILPYLPHYDKLQFYIFDVMLANILPADIKVYVTEYLQDTLIPNLKGISNFVTIILALIFGTNGTHALIMGFNLNTDVKRTFFRNYGIALLITIAFVSITVLSLLGIYYAEVVMKLFNPVNSISWLVNNLTKIISFISFPLFYFILLALFYWVGCLKIKRFREAIPGAIFSTLLFGFITYVFAFYVRDIARYNFLYGSIGSIILVMIWVNLNIILILFGNELNLAIKKVKMDKKIGDELAAQIEQQQFLQTSSAPNNNDHNIQL
- the rlmH gene encoding 23S rRNA (pseudouridine(1915)-N(3))-methyltransferase RlmH, producing MRISLICIGKTDDAEIKKLIAYYIPRLPKHFNFEFIEIPDVKNAKNLTDIQLKKEEAKLFLNYLDNTDTVVLLDEKGKQFTSREFASKIDNWMNMSTRHLAFLVGGAYGFSEEIYIRAQEKISLSKMTFTHQMIRLFFVEQIYRASTILQGKPYHND
- a CDS encoding phosphatase PAP2 family protein; the encoded protein is MEEIIHSDKELLLYLNGLGSPGFDSFWIYMTKPLVWIPLYLLLMFLVYKKYSVKNFLFILLFIAVGITASDQIANIFKYGFLRLRPCHDPELINHMRLVTCGGKYGFYSAHASTTFFLATFLSFLIGKNYKSLPYLLFLWAVVVSYSRIYLGVHFPGDVAVGALMGFLLGGLFSTLALRYVSKK
- a CDS encoding Sec-independent protein translocase subunit TatA/TatB, producing MELSIGEMLVVALVIVVLFGPDKIPSIARELGQGVRKMKGAMEDIKTEIMKEADNPISDIKKEIDKVKQTVTDINPLNDVQKQIEDMKNSVNPMDQHTADTSSPAPEKTTETIAHTETEQIASAEKKVDPLSDEHVGPVSR